The Poecilia reticulata strain Guanapo linkage group LG4, Guppy_female_1.0+MT, whole genome shotgun sequence genomic interval TGAAAATGAGTTGCTGATGTCAGAGGATAATAGCCAGACTGGTTGAGCAGAATACCATTTCTGATTATACAACACATTCAAGTCTGTTTCTGTTGTAAAGGCAAGCAGCTCTGGCCCCGAATCAAACTGAAATTGGATCATAAAGTTCAAACCTAAAGGAGGAAACTGGAATCAGAAAAAAAGCTTGAATCaaattatatatgtatacaGATGTCTTTAGTCAGAGGAGAATCAGaccactggaagacatttacaGTTTCCAACTGCTGATCCGCAgcactgaagaagaagaagagcactTGGAGGCTGACTTGGTTTCAGGTCAGTGGGGCCGGCTGCTGGACTCCACGCCggactgctgctgcttcatAAACCCGTATCCATTGATCCACCCGTTGGGTCGTTTGGTCAGGCCGCCGTTCAGGATGTCCTGGATGTGCTGGACAATCAGGTTAATGGCAACTGTAGtcagagaaaaagacaagaggcGCATGTCACTGACTGTTGCCACTAAAGTTTGCAGTTGAAACATACGGATTGAGAACAAGTGTGCAGGGCTATGAAATCTTTAGAAGGTACAGCATTTCTTCCATCAAAACATTTGTATGTGGAGAATAACAGGTGCAAGTTGGTAAAATTCATTCAGACAGAAAGTTAGAAATCCTGTTGTCTTCACCTGTAGAGTTTCAGATGCCCTCTTTCTCAGCCCAGACAATGCTGTTTTGTCCCTAATCTTGCTTCTTTAGCTCccagagacaaaaaaatgtgagcTCAGAGATAAACGGTAAACACAGCTGCATCCCTCAAGATATCCCTGTTGAGTCTAGTGAAGTGTTACCAATCCAAGTTCTTGGTAAAACACAGTCAAAGTACTCACCAGTGTTATCAACTCCTCTAGGAATTATCACGTCAGCATACTTCTTGGTCTGAACAGCAAGGGGAaaaacagagaggagaggaaggttGTAGTCCATATTCATGGTCATAGAATGCAAACGGCAGGAGCAGAATCCACACTCACTGGCAGGCAGAACTCCTCAAATGCAGGTTTCACAAAGTTGATGTACTGGGCTAGAATGCTCTCCAGGTCCCTGCCGCGTTCACTAATGTCCCTCAGCACTgagagacacacagacagaagaTTTTCCACGAAGCTAACTGCAGGAATACTTAGCATGACAAAACATCCAGTGCAAAACACCGAAATGCCAATTTGAGGAATTgcataaattattataaatccACGCTACCGGTCATGGCTGTGCTTAAATAAACCTCTAGGCCTTGAAATTCTATAAATAAAGGTCATTTTCCAGCAAAACATTAGCATAAATACAGTCGCTGTGAGTAACTATGTCCATCCACTACATGTTACTGGAAAGATTTCTCTTGAAGATTGATGCAAAGTATTGTACAATCCAGTGACCACTGCCTACGCAACTTTTAAACTCCTAAACAGCTACAACATGACACAATGTGAGAATGTTCAAGGGAAATGACTGCATCTTGCAGGACACACTCTGGTTTGCATGTTAGAACTGTTACTTCTAATTAAACCTGGATCTGGTTTGTGTCTACAAAATTCAAAAACCAGAAGCACCCAAATATACGTACCAAGCATTgtgttttctgttacaaacaCTGGTAACAGTTCCTAATTCCAGTACTTCTAACCGCCTGGACAAGAAAGTCACAGAGCAACACTTTTAATaagagagacaaagaaaaaaaaagtgttttctccAAGCTTCCGAGAACCAATTTGAAAGAAGGAAATGTTCAGAGGGCAATATGTGGGTAAAAATGCATTGCTGATGTCAGAGGAGAATAGGGAGACTGGTTGAACAGAATACCATTCCTGACAATACAACACATTCAAGTCCAAAAAAAGTCATGGTAGCATAAGACTTCACCAGACGCCATTCCAGACagctaaaaacatgaaacagagaCATATTTGCAGCAACTGTATGATACACCTTCTTGAAAATAGACAAGAAGAACTAAGGAAGTTCTGAAAGCAACCGCTGTTCAATTCAGTACTAGAGGATCAGTAAGTGTATTTTCTGGGATAAGGCCAGTGTGTCCTCAGGGTTGCAACTACATgttattcaggtggatgtgaaaacataaatcgccCCTCCTCCCCAGAAAGAAGGTACGTTAAAGGTAAAACTCGCAACATTTatctcgttatgtgcgcgaggtgaaggagcctaagggcgcgctgaagtgtatgcgaagacatcatcggcgcgccaaCCCTCCAGACagggttttgacgccccctctggtgcagcgcccctatgcgttgcatgcgctgcatacccactttttgcgccactgtgtgTCCTTATCCTAGTCACAAGGGGCtccagaaacattaaaaaaacagcccaagcaCCTTTAGCCAAGCATCTTTTCACTTTAAGAATATGACAACACCTCTGCGCGACAGACGTGTGTCTGCGTCCGTATCCACAAACAGTTTCATTTGGAAAAGGTCTCGAATCTCCTGAGAGTAGAACATCAAGATGCCTTCGAACAGCACCACATCGGCAGGGTACACTGTGACCGTCTCTTCCTTCCTGATGGACAGAGAGCAAACACAAAGCACTAAAGCCATTTCTGCTATGTCTCACTATGTCCATATGAGACATAAGGTCTGCTTTGAGATTTTTACCTTTATCCGAGTTCACACAAGCTATCAGAGTTGTAGGATTGTAAGGTTAAGAAAAAACTCACCTGGAATGGGAGACAAAGTCATAAACAGGAATGTGgacagtttttccttctttgatGTCCCAAAGGGTCTCAATTATAAGGTCATTGTCAAATGCATCTAGACCgaaggaaagaacaaaacagtaaaaatataacttCTCAAAAACGCAGTTGAATAAGCCATCTGTTAGGGTGAAAAACTTTCAAATCTTTCCTTTTAATGAAGAAGTGAAGACCACTGCAATACCTGGGTGGTCAAAGTTGAACTGGCCCTTGAGAGCCTTGGCCTTGTGCTCTGGGGTCAGGACCTTGTAGAAGCTGTCCTGACTGAGGATGGCCACTTGACGCTGGTGGTGGTCGATCTCGTTCTGGCCCAGCAGCTCCATGATTTTGTTGCACACTGATGACTGGCCAAACGAGAACATAAACACCAAGCAGAATTATCAGAGTCACAGACTGCACTCTGAGTTTTCTGTCATAGCCCAGAGAGCAAAGGTTGGGATGCtggtaggagtttgtcctgtaacTCGTGGATTACCAGTTCAAACCCCTGCACAGTCTGTCTCAGTCGTTGTCtacttgggcaagacacttcacctgctggtggtggtcagagagTCCAGTAGTGCTGGTGCTGGCATGGTAACCTTGCTTTTGTCAGACTACTGACTACAATGTACTACCTTACCACCATCAGTGTGCGAATGACTGAAGGTAGTGTGATCGCTATAGAGTTACCTGGCCATTGACCAATTAGAGTATATTGAAGTATGTCATGGAAACAGCTGATTGTTCTCAAACAATTCATGGTGTACAAAATTACTTCAGAAGAGCCAGACTACCCAGTCCTAGGTTAAACTTCTACACACTGTTCCTccagtcacataaaattccatCTGAGCTGgtcacaacatttaaaaaatatttactgatatgTAGATCAATAAATGGAGGCTTGCCAAAGGGCACATCGGCAAGTGACAGGAGGACGCTGGAATCCAACCCACAACTTTCAGAATGCAATACAACAAAACTTCCCACTAACACACAATCGCCCTGTCTGTACTACACCCTCTCCTGTAATGTCCATAATATTTTTTAGTCAAGAATTATGAAACTTTACACATTAGCTTGTTATAAAAAGCACTTTCCTTGATACCCTTAATGtcaacaaagcaacaaaacaatgtcAAATCTGGTAACATTCCAAGATGGGGGAGAGGGGAGAATAGTAAACTTTTTGCCTATGTTTAGTGcataaaatagataaatgcaTCTTAACAAGCattaaataaatccatattTGACATTGCTTGATATAAAATGCAACTTTAGCTTTCTTTGCAGctcacagacaaacacaataAGAAGAAGCACAGTTCAACCCCCATTTGGATAACATGGAAACAGGTGTTTCTGTGAACGGTTACTTTCAGACAGTGGCGCATGACATCAGGAAACAGAAACCACCAACAACTGAATGCTCAACCACAAATAAAGTTTTGCCGATTGAATCGACTACAACTTACAACTTATAGAATGCATACATaacaaggcaaaaaaataaaataaaatccgcaatatttttttctgcaacacaaCCATGAaccaaagcagcttttttttctatagaAGAAAGGACTCTGAAAGACTTGCAAGCTTCAACATTCTGTAGACTTTGGGAATAAAGTTATGAGgaggaagaacagaaacagTGCATGTAGATACAtgagaaacaagaaaaagtaaTACATGATCCCATAATACACAACTGCAACAAAATCCCTCCatttttattctaaagtaaCACATTTTACTCCCTGGAGAGATATGTTGTAGTTTATTCTGATTTGACTGAATCTGTAGCCtctgcacagctgctgctgataaACTGAAATCTGCTCATTCTCTTTGTTCTTATCTTTTATATATACCTTGCAAATGACCCTTCTATGTTACTAATCAAGCAACACCCTGAAGGATGATGGAAAgtatagaaaaaataattaagggaaacaagcaaacaaaaaaataagaatcgATCACAACGTGATCTTTGTTGATCACAACGTCAACAAAGAACATTTTCGGCTGCTGTGATGGAAATGCCAACCTTGCCGCTGGCCGTGCCGCCGGCCACACCGATCAGGAACGGCTGCCGGTGCCTGTCACGCTGCGGGTCACCCGGCTTTGTCTCGCTGTCTCCCGGCATGCTTCATCTGCCGGCCGATGCGGTCTGTGCAtgccggtgtgtgtgtgcgcgcgcttCTCCTATTTCATCACGGTGACGGTGAGGAGGAGGATAGTGACGTCAGATCACAGAAAATGGGAGGgagttcaattcagtttatttatattgagACACTTTACAAAAGAAGAAGACTCCTAGTCAGGTCAATTCACTCCAACTTGATCCTATTATTAACAAGTTCCGTAAAATTTTCAAATTGGTTTGTTAAAATGGTTGTAGAAAACCCTTTAGACAGCTCAGAGacattgactttgcagcaatcacTCATATTGATATTAATGCATGTGGTGGAAGTTGAAAggaaaactcccctttaacaggaagaaacctccagcagaacaaGGCTCAGTGTGAGCAGCCAAGAAGATAAAGACTGCACtcaaaaagaagaggaaaaacataaGCATTGATCAGCACtgattcataataataataataataataataataataataataataataataataataataataataataataataataataataataataataatagagaaCGTAAGTTGTTGGTAGCAACAAGCAACAACCCTCCAGGTGCTGCAGCTAAACCAGATATAGATTCTATGAAGAGACAGACCGTACAGATAAAATCTGCAGTAACTGCAAATACTGCAAATTTGGAGAGTAGTAGGGGGATATAGCAGAGTTGTCAATATGCAGTCTAAGCCTATGGCTACAGATATAGTAAGGATAACCAATCTAACTATAAACTTTAGTCTTAAATATAGACTGGTGATATGATCTTTCTCCCATTCTACCTTTAGAAACCTCCAGGAGTTACAAGTAAACCTGTAGTCTGGGAGCAAAGTGTTCTGTTTAGAAATATTAAGATCTCAGAAATTTAGAGTAATGAtatttttctgctaaatatATTCTAGAAACGCAGCCCAATCACCcctaaaatatacacaaaaaatgtaaaaaaaaaaaaaaacacatttaatctgatcttttttttctttcaatttcaatacatatatatatcagtgagtTTTGATGTAGAACCTCACAGTTTTCTCCTAGAAAGCTGAAGAGATATTTTATCTTTCATCATCACAAAGCCATAGTTGCATTAATCATCAAATATGATATGGTCTATCATGGAAAAAATaaggtttttaaagagattGAATTCAACTACAATTCTTGACAAGGAGTAAGCAGTAACCCTGACTGAGAAGTCAATTAGTTTGTCTCAAAACTAATGGACTTCCGCCAAAACACAGCAATCAGTAACAactgagtgaaagaaaaatcacttttaatcCTTCCTCAAAGTGAAAGGGACTGAAGATCATTATttgtatatattaaaaatactaTTTAAGAAATTCCCATTGCCTTGatctttccatttcacaattatgcgctactttgtgtttatctgtAACATAATATTACTAAAAATAGACAAGTTCTTGGCCGGaaaggtttttctgttttgtgtttgtgcgcGTGTTCGTAAGCGTGAATAAACCGGAAGTGTTTCTCAGCTGTGTGACCTCTGTGTAATGCTGACAGAGCTCTATGAAGCTCAGTGGAAAGAAGGAGCCGCTCAGGGTTTAACTTGTGTCTGGCCTTTGTTCTGTGAAGCGGCTCCGTCAGCCGGAAAACCACCATGAGTACCATGTTTGCAGACACCATTCTGATcgtctttatttctgtctgtaCGGCGCTGTTAGCAGAAGGTGGGTGGAAATCCTCGTTAAGCTAGCTGCCGTGTTTAGCAGTGTTCAGAAACACGACcttgtataaaaatgtattgttccTGTAAGAGTTTGGGCGGGGAAATTATATCAGCCTTGGTATGATAGGTGATTTCTAATGTTTTCTGGACCTACAGTCAGTATTGAGGCTTGAATTTAAACTAGCCGACAAGGCTAATGGCTACCACCTTGTGGTTCCGGTtagtatttcaaaataaaagtctcacGGAGCGTTagcaaatatcaaaatattaatGCTTCAACATGTATTTGACTGTGTTGATAGTTTGTTAAATATGGCTTCTTCTCAGTTTTTAATGGCTTACCAATAAGTGCAGGCATGACTCCATTCATCCTTTCAGCTGCTTTACTCGCAAATCGGTTTTTCGTAGGATTTATGTGACTAGAGCACACCCTGCTGATTAAAGACGAATTAACAACCATATGTTATAGTTCATATACATATATTAACGACGGAAAAGAATTCTTTATTTGCTCAATTGGAAATTCTCCGGGCTAAGCTGCAAAAGACAGAGAATTAGAAGTACACAGATACCCACAAAAAAATATAGGAGTTGATAATTCTTTGTTGTTCTTTGGcctttgaaagtaaaaaaaacaggaacatggGTTGTGAGAGATATGCTGAAAATGTCAACAAGCCGGACTCGAACCTGTGACGGGCGCGTCAAGGTATGGTGGTCAGGCGCCAGATAGAGGACCAGtagatgaaattaaaatctacaGTAAATCAAACTGCAGGCTGGAAAAAGTGGACAGCAACATAATATGTGATGGTGATAATATGCATATCaacattgtattaaaatgtagattatttttatattttgtgaaataaacagaaatctgtGCAAGACATCGATTAGTTAGACATTGAGATCAGTTCAAAACCGACAAAGGCTTGGTGAACTAGAAGAACCCTTATAAATATGTATGTGATAAAGTAGATATCTACTGTTCAGTGATCATTTATTGGAATAAAGAGAATACGGTTTGTGACATTTGTACATATTCTGCTCTGTTGGCAGGGATCACCTGGGTTTTAGTATATCGAACTGAAAAGTACAAGAGGCTAAAGGCTGaggtggaaaaacaaagcaaaaagcgTAAGTGCTTCAGGGCTGGTTGCCATTATCTGACAAAATTGGCATCTATAGATGGTTCTTTactcttgtttttctgctttcagttgaaaagaaaaaagaaaccatcACCGAGTCTGCAGGACgccagcagaagaagaaaatcgGTAAGAAGCCAACGAGTTGTCATGGGAACCagttcacaaatgacattgattTGCTGTAACTATCACTATGTTCCCATCACTTTCTATAtgcaataaaag includes:
- the uck2a gene encoding uridine-cytidine kinase 2-A → MPGDSETKPGDPQRDRHRQPFLIGVAGGTASGKSSVCNKIMELLGQNEIDHHQRQVAILSQDSFYKVLTPEHKAKALKGQFNFDHPDAFDNDLIIETLWDIKEGKTVHIPVYDFVSHSRKEETVTVYPADVVLFEGILMFYSQEIRDLFQMKLFVDTDADTRLSRRVLRDISERGRDLESILAQYINFVKPAFEEFCLPTKKYADVIIPRGVDNTVAINLIVQHIQDILNGGLTKRPNGWINGYGFMKQQQSGVESSSRPH